In Antennarius striatus isolate MH-2024 chromosome 10, ASM4005453v1, whole genome shotgun sequence, one DNA window encodes the following:
- the LOC137602392 gene encoding LIM and calponin homology domains-containing protein 1-like isoform X1: MASPASPAADAGPSHQHHPADSAVQEAQTWIEAVTGRCFGDKDFREGLENGILLCELLSSIKPGLVKKINRLPTPVAGLDNLGVFLRGCVELGLKGSQLFDPGDLQDTSTRPTSKGSDCSRKLKNVLITIYWLGRAANGCTSYSGPTLNLKEFEGLLSQMRKEAEEAESPKRSIRDSGYIDCWDSERSDSLSPPHHGREDSFDSLDSFGSRSRQTPSPDVLVPRGSSDGRGSDSESDAPPHRRMPDVRKDDMSARRTSVSEPKSVLPFNQYLPNKSNQSGYVPTPLRKKKSDKEGGGRKSWSTATSPVGGDRPFSTPARSCSEELNRRPTTRASNPPASLSVDASRKTPEQEDAAMKRGVRDDAEEDEKRGHRTLTSPGYITAKNPFYILPVAMTTTDSGHRKERTQSESEDPSQRGTSWSDGNLPTTSVSMIDMRGEEEAALQPHSQVRHERMHNQYNKMKEEDDQWQDDLARWKNRRRSISQDLIKKEEERKMMEQLMSGHVGISERRRSIKTYREIVEDKERREEELREAYKRAQTPEEASAVLQRYAQRFSISEAVLERLQLPKLLDRSVSADASLSHSPLPLSLSGSPTAAATLDPFDADPDGPLRYLRQQSAPAPKFTSTLEARIEEVPRDSWHQRPQIRSRSSDPPTSRGLTPKPIPLLSPKPYLQSSRAAGDPWSGKVDSLLRVNGEGLDAPATPESQGRESPPRFEASPSSNSAVDYAPPGTESPDRDGEGGERAAPPCRPTSLPSELQTPGGQSRSAPEEAGPAAEPAPPAEAKEGLEETGTELMSNHVPSGVGSGWSQPVASQASVPTSPDPSEEVKKPPSSAAPGTSGHHPPKETTGEIPNNIRSPLATSNPKLRWDFFAPPDETGKDCRGNVSVPVSPQARRDDRWSWDPDEERKRQERWQQEQERVLQEKYRCEQEKLKEEWEKAQREVAEEERKYHEEERRILEETVTPLTPRSSALPSPIRGGEPTSASDPQDAIVRSLADWERKQELLERQSRGGTESVEWKQRLNDRTSDISTADDSMRTGRSLPSQSSSQAEPLSHSLQNGQKPPPMSANSSTPVKKQQEPSAVGSKSSRPGGDRRIGPIDHNVVSGSSKTPSAFPKPPDAVPPAPNRSVSGKKLCSSCGQPLGKGAAMIIETLSLYFHIQCFKCGVCKGQLGDTTTGTDVRIRNGLLNCHQCYIRSRSAGQPTTL, encoded by the exons GACAACCTGGGTGTGTTTCTGCGCGGCTGTGTGGAGTTGGGACTCAAAGGCTCGCAGCTGTTTGACCCCGGCGACCTGCAGGACACGTCGACGCGCCCCACCTCCAA GGGAAGTGACTGCAGCCGAAAACTCAAGAAT GTGCTGATCACCATCTACTGGTTGGGTCGTGCCGCCAACGGCTGTACGTCCTACAGCGGGCCCACGCTGAACCTGAAGGAGTTTGAGGGCCTGCTGTCACAGATGCGAAAG GAGGCGGAGGAGGCAGAGAGCCCCAAACGCAGCATCCGTGACAGCGGCTACATCGACTGCTGGGACTCCGAGCGCAGCGACTCGCTCTCCCCGCCGCACCACGGCCGCGAGGACTCCTTCGACAGCCTGGACTCCTTCGGCTCACGCTCACGACAGACCCCGTCCCCGGACGTCCTGGTCCCCCGGGGCAGCAGCGATG GCCGCGGCAGCGACTCGGAgtctgatgcccccccccacaggaggATGCCAGACGTGCGTAAGGACGACATGTCGGCGCGGCGGACGTCCGTCAGCGAGCCCAAAAGCGTCCTGCCCTTCAACCAGTACCTCCCCAACAAGAGCAACCAGAGCGGCTACGTGCCCACGCCGCTGCGCAAGAAGAAGAGCgacaaggaggggggggggcgcaagAGCTGGAGTACCGCCACCTCCCCGGTGGGCGGAGACAGACCTTTCAG TACTCCGGCTCGCTCGTGCTCGGAGGAGCTCAACCGTCGCCCGACGACTCGGGCATCGAACCCCCCAGCGTCCCTTTCGGTCGACGCGTCCAGGAAAACTCCGGAGCAGGAAGACGCGGCGATGAAGAGAGGAGTcagagatgatgcagaagaagaTGAGAAGCGTGGGCATCGAACCCTGACCTCACCCGGATACATCACCGCCAAGAATCCCTTCTATATTCTCCCCGTAGCCATGACAACAACAGATTCGGGCCACCGGAAGGAAAGGACGCAGAGCGAAAGTGAGGACCCGTCGCAAAGAGGGACGTCTTGGTCGGATGGGAATCTCCCAACAAC AAGTGTGAGTATGATCGACATGCGTGGCGAGGAGGAGGCCGCCCTGCAGCCCCACAGTCAGGTGCGACATGAACGGATGCACAACCAGTACAAcaagatgaaggaggaggacgACCAGTGGCAGGAT gaccTGGCCCGTTGGAAGAATCGGAGGAGGAGCATTTCCCAGGACCTCatcaagaaggaggaggagaggaagatgatggagCAGCTGATGTCGGGACACGTCGGCATCTCCGAGAGGAGGAGAAGCATCAAGACTTACCGAGAGATCGTGGAGGACAA GGAGCGTCGTGAGGAGGAGCTCAGAGAAGCTTACAAACGAGCCCAAACCCCCGAGGAGGCGTCGGCCGTGCTCCAGCGTTACGCCCAGCGGTTCTCCATCAGCGAAGCCGTCCTGGAACGGCTGCAGCTCCCGAAGCTGCTGGACCGCAGCGTGTCGGCCGACGCCTCCTTGTCCCACTCGCCCCTCCCGCTCTCGCTGTCGGGCtcccccaccgccgccgccacccTGGACCCGTTCGACGCCGACCCCGACGGGCCGCTGAGGTACCTCCGCCAGCAGTCCGCCCCGGCTCCAAAGTTCACGTCCACGCTGGAGGCGCGTATCGAGGAGGTTCCCAGAGACTCGTGGCACCAGCGGCCTCAGATCCGGTCCCGCTCGTCCGACCCCCCCACCAGTCGGGGCCTGACGCCCAAACCGATACCTCTGCTGTCGCCCAAGCCTTACCTCCAGTCCAGTCGTGCGGCGGGTGACCCGTGGTCCGGCAAG GTGGACAGCTTGCTCCGAGTCAACGGCGAAGGCCTCGACGCCCCCGCCACGCCCGAGAGTCAAGGAAGGGAGTCTCCTCCTCGCTTTGAGGCGTCTCCTTCCAGTAACAGCGCCGTCGACTACGCCCCCCCAGGCACAGAAAGCCCCGATCGAGATGGGGAAGGCGGAGAGAGAGCGGCGCCGCCCTGTCGGCCCACCTCGCTCCCGTCG GAGCTGCAGACGCCAGGAGGTCAGTCCAGATCCGCTCCAGAGGAGGCCGGTCCTGCAGCCGAaccagcgccccctgcag AAGCCAAAGAAGGACTAGAGGAGACTGGAACTGAGCTGATGTCCAACCACGTCCCGTCTGGAGTCGGGTCCGGGTGGAGTCAGCCGGTAGCTTCACAG GCGAGTGTTCCGACTTCTCCTGATCCGTCAGAGGAAGTAAAGAAACCTCCGAGCTCCGCTGCGCCGGGAACGTCTGGCCATCACCCCCCGAAGGAAACGACGGGAG AAATTCCAAACAATATCAGGTCTCCGCTGGCAACCAGCAACCCCAAATTACGCTGGGACTTCTTCGCTCCTCCAG ACGAGACGGGGAAGGATTGTCGTGGAAAC GTGTCAGTCCCGGTCTCGCCTCAAGCCAGGCGGGACGACCGCTGGTCTTGGGACCCGGATGAGGAGCGAAAGCGTCAGGAAAGGTGGCAGCAAGAGCAGGAGCGCGTGCTGCAG gaGAAGTACCGGTGCGAGCAGgagaagctgaaggaggagTGGGAGAAGGCGCAGAGGGAGGTggcggaggaggagaggaagtaCCACGAGGAG GAGCGAAGGATCCTGGAGGAAACGGTGACTCCTCTGACCCCCCGCTCCTCGgccctgccctcccccatcCGGGGGGGGGAGCCGACCTCGGCTTCGGACCCGCAGGACGCCATCGTCCGCTCCCTGGCAGACTGGGAACGCAAGCAGGAACTGCTGGAGAGGCAGTCG AGGGGGGGCACAGAGAGCGTGGAATGGAAACAGCGGTTGAACGACAGGACGAGTGACATCAGCACCGCCGACGACAGCATGAGGACGGGCAGAAG CTTGCCGAGTCAGAGCAGCAGCCAGGCGGAGCCGCTGAGTCACAGCCTCCAGAACGGCCAGAAACCCCCCCCGATGTCTGCCAACTCCTCCACCCCCGTGAAGAAACAACAGGAACCCTCGGCGGTCGGCAGCAAGTCCAGCCGGCCTGGAGGGGACAGGAG GATCGGTCCCATTGATCATAACGTGGTCAGCGGCTCATCAAAAACCCCCTCAGCATTTCCAAAACCTCCAGACGCCGTTCCTCCAGCACCAAACAG GTCCGTCAGCGGGAAGAAGCTGTGCTCCAGCTGCGGGCAGCCGTTAGGGAAGGGGGCGGCCATGATCATAGAGACCCTCAGCCTCTACTTCCACATTCAGTGCTTCAAG TGTGGGGTCTGTAAGGGGCAGTTGGGCGACACCACCACGGGGACAGACGTCCGGATCAGAAACGGCCTCCTCAACTGCCACCAGTGCTACATCCGATCGCGCT CGGCCGGACAGCCGACCACGTTGTGA
- the LOC137602392 gene encoding LIM and calponin homology domains-containing protein 1-like isoform X5, whose translation MRKEAEEAESPKRSIRDSGYIDCWDSERSDSLSPPHHGREDSFDSLDSFGSRSRQTPSPDVLVPRGSSDGRGSDSESDAPPHRRMPDVRKDDMSARRTSVSEPKSVLPFNQYLPNKSNQSGYVPTPLRKKKSDKEGGGRKSWSTATSPVGGDRPFSTPARSCSEELNRRPTTRASNPPASLSVDASRKTPEQEDAAMKRGVRDDAEEDEKRGHRTLTSPGYITAKNPFYILPVAMTTTDSGHRKERTQSESEDPSQRGTSWSDGNLPTTSVSMIDMRGEEEAALQPHSQVRHERMHNQYNKMKEEDDQWQDDLARWKNRRRSISQDLIKKEEERKMMEQLMSGHVGISERRRSIKTYREIVEDKERREEELREAYKRAQTPEEASAVLQRYAQRFSISEAVLERLQLPKLLDRSVSADASLSHSPLPLSLSGSPTAAATLDPFDADPDGPLRYLRQQSAPAPKFTSTLEARIEEVPRDSWHQRPQIRSRSSDPPTSRGLTPKPIPLLSPKPYLQSSRAAGDPWSGKVDSLLRVNGEGLDAPATPESQGRESPPRFEASPSSNSAVDYAPPGTESPDRDGEGGERAAPPCRPTSLPSELQTPGGQSRSAPEEAGPAAEPAPPAEAKEGLEETGTELMSNHVPSGVGSGWSQPVASQASVPTSPDPSEEVKKPPSSAAPGTSGHHPPKETTGEIPNNIRSPLATSNPKLRWDFFAPPDETGKDCRGNVSVPVSPQARRDDRWSWDPDEERKRQERWQQEQERVLQEKYRCEQEKLKEEWEKAQREVAEEERKYHEEERRILEETVTPLTPRSSALPSPIRGGEPTSASDPQDAIVRSLADWERKQELLERQSRGGTESVEWKQRLNDRTSDISTADDSMRTGRSLPSQSSSQAEPLSHSLQNGQKPPPMSANSSTPVKKQQEPSAVGSKSSRPGGDRRIGPIDHNVVSGSSKTPSAFPKPPDAVPPAPNRSVSGKKLCSSCGQPLGKGAAMIIETLSLYFHIQCFKCGVCKGQLGDTTTGTDVRIRNGLLNCHQCYIRSRSAGQPTTL comes from the exons ATGCGAAAG GAGGCGGAGGAGGCAGAGAGCCCCAAACGCAGCATCCGTGACAGCGGCTACATCGACTGCTGGGACTCCGAGCGCAGCGACTCGCTCTCCCCGCCGCACCACGGCCGCGAGGACTCCTTCGACAGCCTGGACTCCTTCGGCTCACGCTCACGACAGACCCCGTCCCCGGACGTCCTGGTCCCCCGGGGCAGCAGCGATG GCCGCGGCAGCGACTCGGAgtctgatgcccccccccacaggaggATGCCAGACGTGCGTAAGGACGACATGTCGGCGCGGCGGACGTCCGTCAGCGAGCCCAAAAGCGTCCTGCCCTTCAACCAGTACCTCCCCAACAAGAGCAACCAGAGCGGCTACGTGCCCACGCCGCTGCGCAAGAAGAAGAGCgacaaggaggggggggggcgcaagAGCTGGAGTACCGCCACCTCCCCGGTGGGCGGAGACAGACCTTTCAG TACTCCGGCTCGCTCGTGCTCGGAGGAGCTCAACCGTCGCCCGACGACTCGGGCATCGAACCCCCCAGCGTCCCTTTCGGTCGACGCGTCCAGGAAAACTCCGGAGCAGGAAGACGCGGCGATGAAGAGAGGAGTcagagatgatgcagaagaagaTGAGAAGCGTGGGCATCGAACCCTGACCTCACCCGGATACATCACCGCCAAGAATCCCTTCTATATTCTCCCCGTAGCCATGACAACAACAGATTCGGGCCACCGGAAGGAAAGGACGCAGAGCGAAAGTGAGGACCCGTCGCAAAGAGGGACGTCTTGGTCGGATGGGAATCTCCCAACAAC AAGTGTGAGTATGATCGACATGCGTGGCGAGGAGGAGGCCGCCCTGCAGCCCCACAGTCAGGTGCGACATGAACGGATGCACAACCAGTACAAcaagatgaaggaggaggacgACCAGTGGCAGGAT gaccTGGCCCGTTGGAAGAATCGGAGGAGGAGCATTTCCCAGGACCTCatcaagaaggaggaggagaggaagatgatggagCAGCTGATGTCGGGACACGTCGGCATCTCCGAGAGGAGGAGAAGCATCAAGACTTACCGAGAGATCGTGGAGGACAA GGAGCGTCGTGAGGAGGAGCTCAGAGAAGCTTACAAACGAGCCCAAACCCCCGAGGAGGCGTCGGCCGTGCTCCAGCGTTACGCCCAGCGGTTCTCCATCAGCGAAGCCGTCCTGGAACGGCTGCAGCTCCCGAAGCTGCTGGACCGCAGCGTGTCGGCCGACGCCTCCTTGTCCCACTCGCCCCTCCCGCTCTCGCTGTCGGGCtcccccaccgccgccgccacccTGGACCCGTTCGACGCCGACCCCGACGGGCCGCTGAGGTACCTCCGCCAGCAGTCCGCCCCGGCTCCAAAGTTCACGTCCACGCTGGAGGCGCGTATCGAGGAGGTTCCCAGAGACTCGTGGCACCAGCGGCCTCAGATCCGGTCCCGCTCGTCCGACCCCCCCACCAGTCGGGGCCTGACGCCCAAACCGATACCTCTGCTGTCGCCCAAGCCTTACCTCCAGTCCAGTCGTGCGGCGGGTGACCCGTGGTCCGGCAAG GTGGACAGCTTGCTCCGAGTCAACGGCGAAGGCCTCGACGCCCCCGCCACGCCCGAGAGTCAAGGAAGGGAGTCTCCTCCTCGCTTTGAGGCGTCTCCTTCCAGTAACAGCGCCGTCGACTACGCCCCCCCAGGCACAGAAAGCCCCGATCGAGATGGGGAAGGCGGAGAGAGAGCGGCGCCGCCCTGTCGGCCCACCTCGCTCCCGTCG GAGCTGCAGACGCCAGGAGGTCAGTCCAGATCCGCTCCAGAGGAGGCCGGTCCTGCAGCCGAaccagcgccccctgcag AAGCCAAAGAAGGACTAGAGGAGACTGGAACTGAGCTGATGTCCAACCACGTCCCGTCTGGAGTCGGGTCCGGGTGGAGTCAGCCGGTAGCTTCACAG GCGAGTGTTCCGACTTCTCCTGATCCGTCAGAGGAAGTAAAGAAACCTCCGAGCTCCGCTGCGCCGGGAACGTCTGGCCATCACCCCCCGAAGGAAACGACGGGAG AAATTCCAAACAATATCAGGTCTCCGCTGGCAACCAGCAACCCCAAATTACGCTGGGACTTCTTCGCTCCTCCAG ACGAGACGGGGAAGGATTGTCGTGGAAAC GTGTCAGTCCCGGTCTCGCCTCAAGCCAGGCGGGACGACCGCTGGTCTTGGGACCCGGATGAGGAGCGAAAGCGTCAGGAAAGGTGGCAGCAAGAGCAGGAGCGCGTGCTGCAG gaGAAGTACCGGTGCGAGCAGgagaagctgaaggaggagTGGGAGAAGGCGCAGAGGGAGGTggcggaggaggagaggaagtaCCACGAGGAG GAGCGAAGGATCCTGGAGGAAACGGTGACTCCTCTGACCCCCCGCTCCTCGgccctgccctcccccatcCGGGGGGGGGAGCCGACCTCGGCTTCGGACCCGCAGGACGCCATCGTCCGCTCCCTGGCAGACTGGGAACGCAAGCAGGAACTGCTGGAGAGGCAGTCG AGGGGGGGCACAGAGAGCGTGGAATGGAAACAGCGGTTGAACGACAGGACGAGTGACATCAGCACCGCCGACGACAGCATGAGGACGGGCAGAAG CTTGCCGAGTCAGAGCAGCAGCCAGGCGGAGCCGCTGAGTCACAGCCTCCAGAACGGCCAGAAACCCCCCCCGATGTCTGCCAACTCCTCCACCCCCGTGAAGAAACAACAGGAACCCTCGGCGGTCGGCAGCAAGTCCAGCCGGCCTGGAGGGGACAGGAG GATCGGTCCCATTGATCATAACGTGGTCAGCGGCTCATCAAAAACCCCCTCAGCATTTCCAAAACCTCCAGACGCCGTTCCTCCAGCACCAAACAG GTCCGTCAGCGGGAAGAAGCTGTGCTCCAGCTGCGGGCAGCCGTTAGGGAAGGGGGCGGCCATGATCATAGAGACCCTCAGCCTCTACTTCCACATTCAGTGCTTCAAG TGTGGGGTCTGTAAGGGGCAGTTGGGCGACACCACCACGGGGACAGACGTCCGGATCAGAAACGGCCTCCTCAACTGCCACCAGTGCTACATCCGATCGCGCT CGGCCGGACAGCCGACCACGTTGTGA